A single window of Gammaproteobacteria bacterium DNA harbors:
- the pgsA gene encoding CDP-diacylglycerol--glycerol-3-phosphate 3-phosphatidyltransferase has protein sequence MNWNLPNALTLLRIGLIPLFVCVFYLPYGWAFPVSSLIFGLAGLTDWFDGYLARRLNQTSAFGAFLDPVADKLMVAVALVMLVDKHGSDLMLSISAIIIIGREITISALREWMAEQGRRGSVAVSFIGKVKTTVQIISLLFLLWFHPILGVPVYEIGLVLLIVSAALTVWSMIYYLRRAIRDISSQPA, from the coding sequence ATGAACTGGAATCTTCCCAATGCCCTGACCCTGCTACGCATCGGGTTGATACCGCTTTTCGTGTGCGTGTTCTATCTGCCCTACGGCTGGGCATTCCCGGTCAGTTCACTGATCTTCGGTCTGGCGGGCCTCACGGATTGGTTCGACGGTTACCTTGCCAGACGGCTGAACCAGACCTCTGCATTCGGCGCGTTTCTGGATCCGGTTGCCGACAAGCTGATGGTGGCCGTCGCGCTGGTCATGCTAGTGGACAAACACGGCTCGGATCTCATGTTGTCGATATCCGCCATCATCATCATCGGCCGGGAAATCACGATCTCCGCCCTCAGGGAATGGATGGCGGAACAGGGCAGGCGAGGGTCGGTCGCGGTTTCCTTCATCGGCAAGGTGAAAACCACGGTCCAGATTATTTCCCTGCTGTTTCTGCTCTGGTTTCACCCCATTCTTGGTGTACCGGTGTACGAGATCGGGCTCGTTCTGCTGATCGTGTCCGCGGCGCTGACGGTCTGGTCGATGATCTATTACCTGCGCCGCGCCATTCGCGACATCAGTTCGCAGCCGGCCTGA